In Thiospirochaeta perfilievii, a single window of DNA contains:
- a CDS encoding sensor domain-containing diguanylate cyclase: protein MSYRDSGSIEIIIYAEDYNSIVKKRVIKSIRNSKLSDNGYFWINEIIDFDGGDNYAIRLVHPNLIETEGNYLSTNFKDNHGNQPYLTELNGIKSDGYVLFDYYFKKLNSSKVSHKLSYSKLYKPFNWVVATGIYLDDVDEFISNEKNIMETSLRRIRVASVFAILIAILICGIIVWFFEKVISTMIKEFNLDINKAYKKLEVIAYKDTLSGLLNRRSMAHHMDEELSRASRNNTYFGIIMLDIDHFKNINDTYGHDIGDIVIQKVSQVLKNTCRSEDKLSRWGGEEFLILAISPNIENLISMAEKIRVAISELKIPVNKEEISVSATFGLSYYNGNKNIKELIKEADDNLYIGKKSGRNRVVS from the coding sequence GTGAGCTATAGAGATAGTGGAAGTATAGAGATAATTATTTACGCAGAAGATTATAACTCAATTGTAAAAAAAAGAGTTATAAAGTCTATTAGAAACTCTAAACTCTCAGATAACGGATATTTTTGGATAAATGAAATAATTGATTTTGATGGGGGTGATAACTATGCAATTAGATTAGTACACCCTAATCTTATAGAGACCGAAGGGAATTATCTTTCAACTAACTTTAAAGATAATCATGGGAATCAACCCTATTTAACTGAACTTAATGGAATAAAGAGTGATGGTTACGTCTTATTTGATTACTATTTTAAAAAGCTGAACAGCTCTAAAGTCTCCCATAAACTATCCTATTCAAAGCTTTATAAACCATTTAACTGGGTTGTTGCAACTGGGATATACTTAGATGATGTTGATGAATTTATATCAAACGAAAAAAATATAATGGAGACTTCATTAAGAAGAATAAGAGTAGCCTCGGTTTTTGCCATTCTTATAGCCATACTTATATGCGGTATTATAGTTTGGTTTTTTGAAAAAGTTATTAGTACTATGATTAAAGAATTTAACCTAGATATTAATAAAGCCTATAAAAAGTTAGAAGTGATAGCTTATAAAGATACCCTATCTGGCCTATTAAACCGTAGATCAATGGCCCATCATATGGATGAGGAGTTATCTAGGGCTTCAAGAAATAATACCTATTTTGGAATCATTATGCTGGATATAGACCACTTTAAAAATATTAATGATACATATGGCCATGATATTGGTGATATTGTAATACAAAAAGTTTCCCAAGTTTTAAAAAATACATGTAGAAGTGAAGATAAGCTAAGTAGATGGGGAGGTGAAGAATTTTTAATATTAGCAATTTCCCCTAACATAGAGAACTTAATATCCATGGCAGAGAAGATTCGAGTGGCTATTTCTGAATTAAAGATACCAGTAAACAAGGAAGAGATAAGCGTTTCAGCTACATTTGGATTATCTTATTATAATGGTAATAAAAATATAAAAGAACTTATAAAAGAGGCTGATGATAACCTATATATCGGTAAAAAGAGTGGCCGTAACCGAGTTGTTTCTTAA
- a CDS encoding AEC family transporter: MNSILSILPITLLFLLGLLIKKKGILKQSTIKDLKLIVADFALPALVFKAYLDVIIDSGNIVIVLIMFTIPLIMGLIGKLLYYPLKINSSYFPYLLTGFETGMLGYAIFIAFFGTDQLSSLAIVDLGQGLFVFFVLLPSLKKMIVGKQSLKETTISFIKSPVIIAILGGLTLGSLGFNLESNPLLTSFSGFLDIVGSLTMPLIMISLGYEIEFKKDGFIKAFKTILIRKTILILIAILFNKYIIIGLLKLPEIYTSAAFIVFLMPPPFVISIFMDQDDKDNLGYVTNTLSISIIVSIVLLLFILS, from the coding sequence ATGAATTCCATACTTTCAATTCTACCTATAACACTACTTTTCTTGTTAGGACTACTTATTAAGAAAAAAGGGATATTAAAGCAATCGACAATTAAGGACTTAAAACTTATAGTGGCTGATTTTGCACTTCCAGCCCTGGTTTTTAAGGCTTATTTAGATGTTATAATTGATTCAGGTAATATTGTCATTGTATTAATAATGTTTACTATCCCACTAATTATGGGATTAATTGGTAAACTTCTATACTATCCTTTAAAAATAAACAGTAGTTATTTCCCCTACCTATTAACAGGATTTGAAACAGGAATGTTAGGTTATGCCATATTTATTGCTTTTTTTGGTACTGATCAATTAAGTAGCCTGGCAATAGTGGATCTAGGCCAGGGTCTATTTGTATTTTTTGTATTGCTTCCATCCCTAAAAAAGATGATTGTAGGTAAACAATCTTTAAAAGAGACTACAATCTCATTTATAAAATCACCTGTAATAATCGCAATATTAGGAGGACTAACATTAGGTAGCTTAGGTTTTAATCTAGAGAGTAACCCACTTCTTACCTCTTTTTCAGGGTTCTTAGATATTGTAGGAAGCTTAACAATGCCTTTAATAATGATTAGTCTTGGATACGAGATTGAGTTTAAAAAAGATGGTTTTATTAAAGCCTTTAAAACTATCCTTATCAGGAAGACAATACTTATATTAATTGCAATCCTATTTAACAAGTACATAATAATTGGCCTATTAAAACTCCCAGAGATATATACATCCGCAGCTTTTATAGTTTTTCTAATGCCACCACCCTTTGTAATTTCTATATTTATGGACCAAGATGATAAAGACAACCTAGGGTATGTTACAAATACCCTTTCAATAAGCATAATAGTCTCAATTGTGTTATTACTGTTTATTCTCTCCTAG